In Gossypium arboreum isolate Shixiya-1 chromosome 6, ASM2569848v2, whole genome shotgun sequence, the following are encoded in one genomic region:
- the LOC108455349 gene encoding indole-3-pyruvate monooxygenase YUCCA6-like has product MDSLREIEGKQAHDPIFIEKMNKSCSRSSRCVYVPGPLIVGAGPSGLAAAACLKAKGVPSVILERSNCIASLWQFKTYDRLHLHLPKQFCELPLMGFPTDFLTYPTKQQFVDYLESYAKKFDIRPRFNETVSRAEYDPTVGFWRVRSVRSKGKETEYVCRWLVVATGENAEEVVPEIEGMGEFGGDIRHTSSYKSGEEFRGKRVLVVGCGNSGMEVCLDLYNHNAKPSVVVRDTVHILPREMLGRSTFGLSMWLLKWLPMRLVDWFLLIVSWLMLGDTARFGLDRPRLGPLQLKNLSGKTPVLDVGTLAKIKSGDIKVCPSIKCLKGHAVEFVNGKTENFDAIIFATGYKSNVPYWLKERKMFSEKDGYPRRPFPNGWKGESGLYAVGFTKRGLLGTSMDAKRIAEDIEWCWKREAKHHFCTHHNHHHHHHHHG; this is encoded by the exons ATGGACAGCTTGAGAGAAATAGAAGGAAAACAAGCTCATGATCCTATATTCATTGAGAAGATGAATAAATCGTGTTCTCGGTCGTCGCGTTGCGTATACGTTCCGGGGCCACTCATCGTCGGAGCAGGGCCGTCGGGTCTGGCGGCGGCGGCTTGTTTGAAAGCCAAAGGTGTACCCAGTGTAATCCTAGAGAGATCCAATTGCATAGCATCGTTGTGGCAATTCAAGACCTACGATCGCCTACACCTTCACTTGCCGAAGCAGTTTTGTGAGCTTCCACTCATGGGGTTCCCTACCGACTTCCTTACGTACCCAACCAAACAACAATTCGTCGACTACCTCGAATCCTATGCCAAGAAGTTCGATATCAGGCCACGGTTCAACGAGACGGTTTCGCGAGCCGAGTACGACCCGACGGTCGGTTTTTGGCGCGTAAGAAGCGTGAGGTCGAAGGGAAAAGAGACGGAATACGTTTGCCGGTGGCTGGTGGTTGCGACGGGGGAGAATGCGGAGGAGGTGGTGCCGGAGATAGAAGGAATGGGTGAGTTCGGTGGGGATATAAGGCATACGAGTTCATATAAAAGTGGAGAAGAGTTTAGAGGGAAAAGGGTTTTGGTGGTGGGGTGTGGGAATTCAGGCATGGAGGTCTGTTTGGATCTCTACAATCACAATGCTAAGCCTTCAGTTGTGGTCAGAGATAca GTACACATCCTCCCTCGAGAGATGCTGGGGAGATCGACTTTCGGGTTGTCCATGTGGCTGCTCAAGTGGTTGCCCATGCGGCTTGTCGACTGGTTCTTGCTGATCGTATCGTGGTTGATGCTCGGTGACACGGCTCGTTTCGGGTTGGACCGGCCTCGGTTGGGTCCCCTCCAACTCAAGAATCTGTCTGGAAAGACACCCGTCTTAGATGTTGGCACGCTTGCCAAAATCAAAAGTGGAGACATTAAG GTATGTCCAAGCATCAAGTGCCTAAAAGGACATGCGGTGGAGTTTGTCAATGGCAAAACTGAAAACTTTGATGCAATCATCTTTGCAACTGGTTATAAAAGCAATGTACCCTATTGGCTAAAG GAAAGGAAGATGTTCTCAGAGAAAGATGGGTACCCTAGAAGGCCATTCCCTAATGGGTGGAAAGGTGAGAGTGGGCTATACGCCGTGGGGTTCACTAAACGTGGTTTGCTAGGTACATCAATGGATGCTAAGAGGATAGCTGAAGACATTGAATGGTGTTGGAAACGAGAAGCAAAGCATCACTTTTGTACTCATcataatcatcatcatcatcatcatcaccatggttga